A single region of the Xenopus laevis strain J_2021 chromosome 4L, Xenopus_laevis_v10.1, whole genome shotgun sequence genome encodes:
- the ier5.L gene encoding immediate early response 5 L homeolog, with product MHREVLEQQHDPGTVETPPGLGFRLEAHRIVSISLGKIYHSRVQRGGIKLHKNLMVSLVLRSAQQVYLSQSPEELQQEYYLRQAELHNPGPQDCKEPEPCPLTGETQCPPTEQTDARTCSCPTASRSCNPNDTENPRGVPCCQGHVTESCRSHSASLHEPDLCPSHEAEPSSPDSPSSCCRKRSGGNPPDGPAMKRAKREQGEQEVPEPGDEAEEHMETENVANLISIFGTSFSGLLSKEPGTEAAEEPAQDVQELDSTGPAGPGCSERAISPSMSSWSTAIEAF from the coding sequence ATGCACCGGGAAGTGTTAGAACAACAACACGATCCTGGGACTGTGGAAACTCCGCCCGGACTCGGCTTTCGCCTTGAAGCTCACCGCATAGTGAGTATTTCGCTGGGAAAGATCTACCATTCCCGTGTGCAGCGCGGCGGCATCAAACTGCATAAGAACCTGATGGTGTCCCTGGTACTGCGCAGCGCCCAGCAGGTCTATCTGAGCCAAAGTCCGGAAGAGTTACAGCAGGAGTATTACCTGAGGCAGGCGGAGCTCCATAATCCCGGCCCACAGGACTGCAAGGAACCCGAGCCATGTCCCCTCACCGGAGAGACTCAGTGCCCCCCTACTGAGCAGACAGACGCCCGGACATGTTCCTGCCCAACTGCGAGTCGCTCTTGTAACCCAAACGACACAGAGAACCCTCGGGGGGTGCCGTGTTGCCAGGGACATGTGACCGAAAGCTGCCGGTCCCACTCGGCCTCCCTGCATGAACCAGATCTCTGCCCCAGCCACGAAGCAGAGCCCAGCAGCCCAGATTCCCCCAGTAGCTGCTGTCGGAAGAGAAGCGGAGGGAACCCGCCGGATGGGCCGGCCATGAAGCGAGCAAAGAGGGAGCAAGGAGAGCAGGAGGTGCCAGAGCCAGGGGACGAGGCGGAGGAACACATGGAGACAGAGAACGTTGCAAACCTCATCAGCATCTTCGGCACCAGTTTCTCGGGACTTCTGAGCAAAGAGCCTGGGACTGAGGCGGCTGAGGAGCCCGCGCAGGACGTGCAGGAGTTGGACTCTACGGGCCCAGCCGGACCAGGTTGCAGTGAAAGGGCGATCAGCCCAAGTATGAGCTCCTGGAGCACGGCCATAGAAGCCTTCTGA